The following coding sequences are from one Borrelia hermsii DAH window:
- a CDS encoding DUF226 domain-containing protein, whose product MESVLERLKEKGLEIRGKRNKPIFIKIESKNDRTLYHTKIMSDLYIFGINKNQKNKFFISFRGLFNQEKIESFHLFSLKGNDKFLGVFYGYRKPIKNVVTRYEENGIIKASTFSKAYYIEFRFKKGSVFCYLVGIAYLLREEKSHKKYYDSLTKTFLSLEAQVYEFYGKKLPDGGLINKWIEKNLK is encoded by the coding sequence ATGGAAAGTGTATTAGAACGTCTTAAAGAAAAGGGATTAGAAATTAGAGGAAAAAGGAATAAGCCTATTTTCATAAAAATAGAAAGTAAAAATGACAGAACTTTATATCATACAAAGATAATGAGTGATTTGTATATATTTGGGATCAATAAAAATCAAAAGAATAAATTTTTTATTTCATTTAGAGGATTATTTAATCAAGAGAAAATAGAATCTTTTCATTTATTTTCTTTAAAAGGAAATGATAAATTTTTAGGTGTTTTTTATGGGTATAGGAAACCAATCAAGAATGTCGTAACAAGATATGAGGAAAATGGTATCATAAAAGCGTCTACATTTTCAAAAGCCTATTACATAGAATTTAGGTTTAAGAAGGGTAGCGTGTTTTGCTATCTTGTAGGAATTGCCTATTTGCTTAGAGAAGAAAAGTCTCATAAAAAGTATTACGATTCTTTAACGAAAACATTTTTAAGCTTAGAAGCACAAGTATATGAATTTTATGGTAAAAAGTTGCCAGATGGGGGTCTTATAAACAAATGGATAGAAAAAAACCTAAAATAA